In the genome of Stomoxys calcitrans chromosome 4, idStoCalc2.1, whole genome shotgun sequence, the window tggctttTTTGGGTAAAGGGTAGGGTCCACCTCCACCTCCacctgtttccttccagacaaacgtacccAATCTATGACAATTGTCAGaagatcggttcagccaagtatcatgtagtcataatgggtcttcgGTTGGTCGTTTTTGAAGGGTGCCGTGACTCctatacttcgaactgattttgtattccagattcgaaatctacccctgaatacctttcatttcatttcatttagacTCACATTTGAATGCcttatttgtattctactctccaatacctttcatttgaatcccatattgtcccgatcggtccacttttatttttcggtagttcttttggggtaagggggagggtccgcctccctcccaatatcaaaataatatagcctatgtttcctttcagaccaacctccACAAtaggcgaaaatttcaagaaaatcggttctgccatttttcagtctgTACGGGATAAACAAACCGAGCCCCATATATcacggctaatgtgcccattttgggcgtttttgatGGGGCGGGGTGACCCctgtacttcgacatgaatttgtattccaaaaaattatatagcctatgttttcttccagaccaacctacacaatctgtgaaaattttatatcaaattcattctctactctcaaatacatttcatttgagccccatattgtcatggtagtcctatttggggttacTATGAGGATGGGGCAGCCCACCACTCAAAAAAAGTGTATATCCCATTCGTGCTAAATAAGTCAGATTCGGGAAATATTATGTGGGTGGGCTTCCCACCAGATACTTGGCCTCAAAGGTGgacatcatattcgtactcttctcccaaatatctctcatttgacCCCTCatggccatggtcggtaaatatgtccggtttagggcgAGGTTAAGGGGTTGGGCggacctccaaacacttggcccaaacTTCATTTCGTTTTCTACCCTCAAAtgcgtttcatttgagtcccatactgtcgtgatcggtctttatgtccatttggcgggttttggagatGGTGCGGGCCTCCAGTCAACccaccccaaatttggatatcaaattttgttctaggttactataaaaaagcaaataaaatttcgcaGGAATCGCTCACCCATTTCCGATATCTGGCGTTagtgaaaattaaggtaaagaGGGGAACCGCCcccactttttttaaaaaaattcaaaatttttgtttcatagaaaattttgtgaaaattttaatttttaattttttttcgaaattgtaATTTTCCATGTACATTAGTTaacattattttaaaatatctaTTCTACCTGTGTCAATATatcaataattttaataaatccTACACTCTTCCATTTTGCAGGCCCACCGTGTTGTACTTGCAGCCTGCAGTGATTATTTCTGTGCCATGTTCACAGATGCCATGCGGGAAGCTCGTCAATCAGAGATAAAATTGAATGGTGTCAATGCCCGTGGCATTGAATTACTCATAGAATATGCCTACACATCTAAGCTAGAGCTGGATCGAAATAATGTTCAAGATGTTCTCTCGGTGTCCACACATGTACAGATGAAAGCCGTCATAGAGGCTTGTTCCAATTATTTGGAATCACAAATTGATTTGGAGAATTGTGTAGCGATTGCGGCACTGGCAGATCTATACGCCTTGGATGCTTTGAAACGTAAAACGTATCGTTTTATATGTTCGCGTTTGGATGAATTTGCACAAACACCAGATCTGATGAATTTGACATGGGATCAGTTGGATTATATTTTGTCATGCAATTATCCCGTTGACTGTCGGGAAGAACGTGTGCTACAAATCACATTGCAATATTGTCTAGAGACGCGATTGAAGGTAGAGCTGGCCCGTTTATTATTTGCCAAAGTGCGTTTCAATCAAATCGAAGCAAACGAGGTGAATACCCTACTTTCCAATACCGAATCGGCTGAAGAGGATTCGCAACAATATGTCGATGCTGTAAGACAGGAGATGCAAAAACAGGAGCAAGTTCGTAAACATAATGCAAAGGATTGTGATGAAGTCATCTGCTCCAAAGTTTTGATCAACTCGCGAGGCATGGAATTGGCTTTGGTGAAAATTGGAGGCTTTGAAACGAATGGCCTGACCAACCAGATAAGTTGTTTCCTGCCATCTGTGGGCAAATGGGAAAGTTTAACTGTGATTCCCCACATAGAGCAATGTGAGCTAAAGAGATATTCTTAGGAATTaagggaatttttttaattttttttttgtttactttcagGCAATTATGGCACTGCGGTTTTGGGTAATGATCTGTATATTGTAGGCGGTTCATATGATGTCTGTCTTAAGGAATACATACACCCCTTTGGCTTTCGCTATTGCCCGACAAAAGACAAATGGAAGaccatagctcccatacagGCAGATCGTTGTCGTTTCTCCTTGAATGCCATGGGAAATTTCCTATATGCTGTGGGAGGTGTTTGTGAGTTGAATGATAACGATGGCGACCACTGGGCCAATGAAATGGCTCAATCGAATTGTGAGCGTTATAATGCCAGTGCCGATCGTTGGGAATATCTACCagctttaagtgaaaatcgtaGTCAACATGCCGGAGTGGTGTTGGGAGATAAATTGTATATATCAGGTGTGTAGAAAACAAGTATGTAAATACGCTTTAAGTTTTGGATAAAATGTACCATATATGAACCCAAAGCAGCTAAATCGATTTATGTGCGATCCTAGACCAAATCTTGTACGGACGTCGGGAGGtcaaacacaattcactgtttcaaataacgGCCAAATCGGGCAGCGAAAAGGCCTTACAAGAGTTCAAGgccgtaaatcgggagatcggtctatactatctagaactactctggtttgccgggggaggtcgatttcttcaggtgcaatgggaggcggtcgtttaaTTCACTGTGTtgatttttagcgaaatcgggtaataaatacgatCTTTAAAGGCCTGAGGACCCTAAACCGCGAGATCAATCTAAATTGGGgttgtatcaagatatagtccaataaagCCCAGCTTCGTACCTAACATACATGGGAATAAATACAAGTagaatcgtgctaagttcgtacAATCGGCAGCCATGGCAGACCCAACGCAAACAAACGACCCAGAATATAAATatgtatgcaaattgcaaattttgcccatgaacattccactaaggaacgggggcaaacttctcacatatcaatgagtgcagtccgattcaagtttaagctgaatgataaggggcctcctttttatagccgagtctgaacggcgtgccgcagtgcgacacctctttggagagaagttttacatggcatagtacctcataaatgttgccagcattaggaggggaaaaccaccgctgaaatttttttttgatggtctcgctaggactCGATCCCAAgagttaagcgtcataggcggacacggacccattgataattataccgatcgactcagaatcactttgattcgatttagccatgtccgtctccccgtctgtgagtccatgtattcttgtaatcaaagtgcaggtcgtatttgtcaTCATCACGAAATTATCACTTTTTAggatgaacgctattgattttcatcaaaatcggttcagatttatatatagctcccatatatatgtatcggccgatttgcacttataaggCCGTAGTAACTATTATTTTCAACCCATCTGCACACAATTTGGCATggaatgttttgttactgattttaacatatctgcaaattttcaactaagtcggttcagatttagatatagctcccatatatatgtatcgcctgatttgcacttataaggccgtagtaacaataattttcaaacgatctgtttgatagtcggttcagatttcgatatagctctcatatacatatatatttatgtatttcccgaatttataattgtagggtaggtgtaggtgtagtcGGCTCcgttcgacttttgcctttccttactggttttctataAACAATATGttacttaaaaataataatatttatatatttttttttaattttgttttttaggtGGCATTGATCGTCACATGGTCCTACCATCTCTATGGTGTTTCGATACCGTGACCGAAAAATGGAACAAGCTGTGCCAAATGCCCACACCGCGAGCTGATCATATACTTATTGCCATGGATGGTCATATATACGCATGTGGAGGCTGGTATGAGCATAGCATAACGGAGACAAGGGTTCTGGCCGAAACGATAGATGTCTATGACATCGAAACGGACACCTGGTCTACAGAGTCGACTAATCCTATGCCGAAATATTACACTGGGGTGGCAGCTgttaaaaaacgcatttacttcaTTGGAGGACTGTTGTCATCGGCCACCATAAATCGGGCAACATCGTCGGTACAATGTTATGATTTAGAGACCAAACAATGGTCGTTTAATGTTGAATGGGAAtatcccaaagaggtgtgggaGTGTACATGTGCGGCTTTTTATGTACCAGAAGAAAGGGATGAATTATTTTGGGGTGAAAGTGCGTAAAGTAGTAATAATGGGCGGGAGGGTTGGGGAGGGAGTTGGAGAGACACATGTTGAATTGGTACAGGGAGAAAGAAAAAGCACACACACAGATACACagccacacacatacacacacatctaCACACAATGTAATGTATTTTGATTATAAGTTTAATAATGCAATACTTAAAAATAtgtagtttaaattttttatactttttcaatacaaaaagcaattaaaagaaaaaaccaaCAGAAAAACGCGCCCTCGTTAGTTACACATAGAAATTGTTCAAATTCTCCCAAAAAGAAagctaaacaaaagaaaatgtaaatatGTTTCTCATTCATGTTACTCAAGACATTAATTGATTTTCTCTCTGCTAGCGTTTGATTTTctcaaaatgaaatatttaagaaaattgtaTCTATCCTTGTCATTGgagacttttttttatttgttttcgagcgttaatttttttttattagaatctctgtttctttttttgtttctaaaaacaaaaggaCAGAAACCATACATCTTCTAGACAAGAATTTAATTCAAAGGTTTACCTATAAAGCTGCTTTAGTTATCGTTTGTTGATGTAAGACATGTACAGAAgaaaatgtattttattttttaggattttttttaaattttttatacatacaACCCCTTTTTTTACTAACCACCAATCAACTCTGaataattgttttctttttttgttaaagaatttatttatacacacacacatacatatatttttatgctttattataaataatataatttattttttttttgctaaatatcGAGCACAGTGCTCCAGCACTTTGCCTTATAGTAATTAGTATTCTTAACAGTTTGTTATCAGTcttaaaatagtaaaaaaaaagatttttttaatttttttatatttttatatattagtgGCAGGGCCATTTCTTGATGTTTGATGAGGAGAAAACAACtgaaaaaaatgaatgaaatgtaattagttgttataaaaaaaaattaaatcacaataattcaaatttgtatttgcttaaaaaaaaaaacacttactcacacatacactcaaaatacattttattctaAATACAAATTGTACTTTTATGCATTTTGATGCACACTTTTTCAGATGACAACTCtatacagattttttttttaataattatatatttgaaaatgtttttgttttttacttcaAAACTCTTCaatgaattaataaaaaaaaactcaacgataataataaaataatgaaattgatatacaaaattgtataattgccttgcatttttttttggaaaaataaggTAGCTTTTTCGCAATCAAAAACCCCTGTTTCCATAAAATTTGCGACTTTAAGCATTGCGGCAGATACTGgtctgaacgcctggttttaaATCCCTGTGTgaactttaacaaaattttcagctgttgtTATCTCCttaccaaggcggatttaaaaaggtggtctcgcacgaacagctgttaacagccggccagatttgacggtattaagatgtcagacttttgtttgcattctctttgttgctatcttctttctcgtatattctctgctcatgtatctCTGCTCATCTTGATGGCGTATTgctccatatgatttgtggttgttgtacaaattttttcaccatgacttcttactaatgctggccacatttgtgaggttaaaacttttctaccaagtggtgtcgctatgcggcatgtcgttcggactcggcataaaaaaggaggcctcttattattgagctttaactttaatcggactgcgttatgaaagaagtatcccctgctctatagtggtatgttcatgggatATTTAGCATTTagtataggttgcccaaaaagtaattgcggatttttcatatagtcggcgttgacaaattttttcaacggcttgtgactctgtaattgcattctttcttctgtcagttatcagctgttacttttagcttgctttagaaaaaaagtgcgcgaaattttgtttacatttgtttgtttggcgtcaattttaatatggagcccacaatggagcattttcgtcatattttactttattatttccgtaaaggaaaaaacgcggagcaggttgctaaaaagttacgagatgtatATGgtaataaagccttaaaaggaagacagtgtcaaaattggtttcgcaaattccgttctggagatttttcatgaagttgatgatgaccaaatcaaagcattaatcgaattggatcgtcatgtaactgagcgtgatatatgtaggagagaagttaaatataccaaaatcaaccgttcattatcacataaaaagtcttggactggtgaaaaagcttgatatttgggtaccacatgtattgaaagaaattcatttaacaaaccgaagaatcaacgcttgtgatatgcaccttaaacgcaatgaattcgatccgtttttaaaacgaatcataactggagatgaaaaatggatagtttacaacaacgttagtcgaaaacgatcatggtccaagcatggtgaaccagctcaaaccaccaaaagaaggttatgctgtctgtttggtgggattggaagggtgtggtatattttgagctgcttccaaggaaccaaacgattaattcggatatttactgtcaacaattggacaaattgaatacagccatcaaggagaagcgaccagaattggtcattcgtaaaggtgtcatattccaccaggacaacgctagaccgcacacatctttggtcactcgccaaaaactgagtgagcttggctgggaacttttgatgcatccaccatatagccctgaccttgcaccatccgactaccatttatttggatctttgcagaactccttaaatgataaaactttcggcaatgatgaggctataaaatcgcacttggttcagttttttgcagataaagaccagaagttctatgagcgtggaatactaaatttgccaggaagatggcaaaaggttatcgaacaaaatggcaattatatatttgcttaaagttcattctaagctttattaaaaatgcatttactttcttttaaaaaatccgcaattactttttgggcaacccatagataCTGGTCTACATATTCGTTGAAAAGATCCACATGATAActgcgttaggttaggtttatgtgtcagtctgccatcagactcacttagaagttttcttccttctagttcctaccgttgaaccatccagattgctttaaaaagtccaataattTGCGAAGGtgcacatccactaaatcagacagattctcaaagaaatgagaacctaaagtggaactccctctaactgctagtgcgggacacacacacagaaggtgttctagagtctcttcttcttccatgtcctcacagcttctgcaaaagtcgttgtggGCAACCTTCAGACTGTCAGcattttttccgattagacagtgatctgtcatgacgggaCACAATGAGTGTACTAgcaaatgacagcaaagcagtagacctcttcaagtctagattaggccacatagttttggaatgctcacagccctcctctttgtgaccatctatcaaacTTGTGATCatagcagtatggggctcaaatggaaggtctgaTATTCGGATagttcgggaaaaagtgtctatggggccaacccacccccataacaccacccatataggacgtatttgttgaccattccaatatgggcttgtaataagatgtattttagagtagaatacaaatctgatatatattttcaggacctTATTTACTGAACGGCagtcccatcccccaaaacactcctcaaACCGGTTAAGTTtgccactatggaaatatggcgctcaaatgaaaggtatttgggagcagaccaCCAATCGGATATCAAGTTCGGGAataactgcctaggggacgtcccacccccttaacaacctccaaatgggatggatttgctcaccatgacaatttggatgTTTGGTGGAttacgatattgatagtttttaggttccatagcccaaaccggacatatttgccgacttttgcaataaggggttaaatttttgagataagaaaacgaatttgatatatggttgcccaaaaagtaattgcggatttttcatgtagtcggcgttgacaaatttttcacagcttgtgactctgtaatggcattctttcttctgtcagttatcagctgttacttttagcttgctttagaaaaaaagtgtaaaaaaaagtatatttgattaaagttcattctaagttttattaaaaatgcatttactttcttttaaaaaatccgcaattactttttgggcaacccaatagaataattggtatttgaaagaatttaGCATAGAACAATTGGTATTTGATATCGTTCACTTTGTTCCGGATCGTTCATGGCTCCTCAATCAacgcaatatgaatcttgcccttgctgattttctcgaTCAGAGCGTTTAGGTTTATATGATAACACAACTGGAGTGAAGACTCATCTGTTGAACGACTTGTTGATGAACAAGATACAGACTTTACGAACTGCGAAAGGTTGTCTTCTTAGTTCTTAGATCGACTTCCTGCAACAGGAGACAGTGATACTTTATGTGTCATCACAGTAAGCAACAAAAACGACAATCTTTTGTGTGGGCACTGCTCGAAGATGTCAAATTGGATCTTCGCGATAAAAAGCCACAGATTAGGGATATGGACACATATTAACGTtaacgaaaaaatttaatttcctaaaGAGAGAAAGTCTTAGAATCTTCACATAATCAATTATGAAATCGACTATTGAATTTCTCTGGCAGCATATTATGAAGGGCATTGTTTTTTACTAGCCCTTTTATAGTCACCACTATAGGAaagcgggtatattcatttagtcattccgtttgcaacacatcgaaatatcagattatatttaTTTCGGaaagtcgtaaaattctaaggcgatttaacgatgtccgtgtgtctgtccgtccgtctgttgttatcactctagagcttcaaaaattgagatattgagctgaaatttggcacagatacgtttttttgatgcatgctgTTTAAGTtcatgaacgggccaaatcggaccatatttggatatagctgctatatagaccgatctgccgataaagggtctgaatcccataaaagctgcaattttttatccgattttgctggcatttgaaacagtgagttattttaagtctcccgacatccgatccaaatatggttaagatcggactatatttaaatatagctgccatgtagaccgatctgccaattttttatcctatttcgctgaaatttgaaacagtgagttattttaagtctcccgacatccgatccaaatatggttaagatcggactatatttagatactagctgacccgggcccgctccactgcgccttcttttactttatatggaacaaaagcttCCTTGGAATAatcattttcgacaattaaagattttttagtgaaataccatgctaacttgactaacagtttaacaatctgaatcccatatgatctttattggtctacgaatttaagtttggatgtaaggtgtactccattcttaaaatacttcattttagcccgatattctcatgatatctgatttagtggtgttttcgggggagaggtggtccgccagatacttggccctgaaaaaatatcagcatcgtgctcttctctcaaataccatttggcttaagaggagtttacaggatgaggcgtcccccaaacacatggccccaaaataggttatcaaattagttttctaatctcaaatacctttcatttgagccacatattggcatgaccgaaaaattttttccctttgggggtgttttgggaaaggggtgatgccctaaatacatggtcctacatttggatataacattcgtattgtactcgcacatacctttatttgagccccatattgcgagggtcagtaaaaaatttttgtttgtggggtattttgggaaaggggtagacccccagaaaattggtcccgaaaatgggtatcaattcttgctctaccccccaaaacctttcatttaagctccacattgacatggtctgtaaatatgcccgatttaagggtgtttgggGATTGAGGTGAtcacccaaacactaagcccggaaaatatatcagcaacgtgctctattctcatatatctatatatcatttatttgaaccccatattgccattgccctcaaaattggatatcaaattcgttttctaatctcatttaaactccttattgcaaaagtcagcaaatatgtcgggTTTGGGTTATTGGTTGTTCTGGTAGtgcgctagacagttggcccctaaccGATAACCATACGATATCAGATACTTGGTC includes:
- the LOC106090649 gene encoding kelch-like protein 26, whose amino-acid sequence is MAGGAASVLRSNTQEGRSNTTVDNSSSSKYTRAAPNFMLTSHSEALLQGLNALRCSDKLFDVTLIVEGRTFKAHRVVLAACSDYFCAMFTDAMREARQSEIKLNGVNARGIELLIEYAYTSKLELDRNNVQDVLSVSTHVQMKAVIEACSNYLESQIDLENCVAIAALADLYALDALKRKTYRFICSRLDEFAQTPDLMNLTWDQLDYILSCNYPVDCREERVLQITLQYCLETRLKVELARLLFAKVRFNQIEANEVNTLLSNTESAEEDSQQYVDAVRQEMQKQEQVRKHNAKDCDEVICSKVLINSRGMELALVKIGGFETNGLTNQISCFLPSVGKWESLTVIPHIEQCNYGTAVLGNDLYIVGGSYDVCLKEYIHPFGFRYCPTKDKWKTIAPIQADRCRFSLNAMGNFLYAVGGVCELNDNDGDHWANEMAQSNCERYNASADRWEYLPALSENRSQHAGVVLGDKLYISGGIDRHMVLPSLWCFDTVTEKWNKLCQMPTPRADHILIAMDGHIYACGGWYEHSITETRVLAETIDVYDIETDTWSTESTNPMPKYYTGVAAVKKRIYFIGGLLSSATINRATSSVQCYDLETKQWSFNVEWEYPKEVWECTCAAFYVPEERDELFWGESA